The Cricetulus griseus strain 17A/GY chromosome 9, alternate assembly CriGri-PICRH-1.0, whole genome shotgun sequence genome has a segment encoding these proteins:
- the LOC113838791 gene encoding LOW QUALITY PROTEIN: zinc finger protein 420-like (The sequence of the model RefSeq protein was modified relative to this genomic sequence to represent the inferred CDS: deleted 1 base in 1 codon; substituted 1 base at 1 genomic stop codon) codes for MAAQISHHHHKGNQFSFQSLVTFKDVAINFSKEEWECLHTSQKDLYRDVMLENYGNLVSVGLSESKPELVTCLEENKEPWMVNLDEAEDLEQGQFCYAIQEMIPKECTQDNCQRETSGCLGNNSPGDLHIRWFSVGRCKECEKFFTNGSDLQVHQRIHTGERPHNCKFCGMSFTRGSTLQVHQRIHTVDKPYKCSDCGKSFKHKSTLQVHQRIHSGEKPYKCKDCGKSFTNGSDLQVHQRIHTGEKPYKCSLCGKFFIQRTHLQVHQRMHTGERPHNCKFCAKSFTRGSTLQVHQRIHTGEKPYKCSLCGKFFIQRTHLQIHQRMHTGERPHNCKFCAKSFTRGSTLQVHQRIHTGEKPYKCSDCGKSFKHKSTLQVHQRIHSGEKPYKCKDCGKSFTNGSDLQVHQRIHTGEKPYKCSLCGKFFIQRIHLQVHQRIHTGEKPYKCSDCGKSFKHKSTLQVHQRIHSGEKPYKCKDCGKSFTNGSDLQVHQRIHTGEKPYKCSLCGKFFIQRIHLQVHQRIHTGEKPYKCKVCGKSFTSGSYLQVHQRIHTGEKPYNCKLCGKSFTRGSNLQIHQKIHTGKXPYKCSDCENIFKHKSTLQGHQRIHNGEKPYNFNECGKYFTNASDLQVHQRLHSREKPYNCKECGKFFNYGSDIQAHQRIHTGQKC; via the exons ATGGCTGCTCAG ATCTCCCACCATCATCACAAGGGGAAtcaattttcctttcagagtCTGGTGACTTTCAAGGATGTGGCCATCAATTTCTCCAAGGAGGAATGGGAATGCCTGCATACTTCTCAGAAGGATTTGTATAGAGATGTCATGTTGGAGAATTATGGcaacctggtttctgtag GCCTTTCTGAATCAAAACCAGAGCTAGTcacctgtcttgaagaaaacaaagaaccctgGATGGTGAAtctagatgaagcagaagacctGGAACAGG gtCAGTTTTGTTATGCAATTCAGGAGATGATTCCAAAAGAGTGTACACAGGATAATTGTCAGAGAGAAACATCAGGGTGTTTAGGAAATAATAGCCCTGGAGATTTACACATAAGGTGGTTCTCAGTAGGTAGATGTAAAGAATGTGAGAAGTTCTTTACCAATGGCtcagatcttcaagttcatcaaagaatacacactggagaaagaCCACATAATTGTAAATTTTGTGGAATGTCCTTTACCAGAGGCTCAAcccttcaagttcatcaaagaatacatactgtagataaaccttacaaatgttcagattgtggaaagtcCTTTAAACACAAATCAacacttcaagttcatcaaagaatacacagtggtgaaaaaccttacaaatgtaaagattgtgggaagtcctttaccaatggctcagatcttcaagttcatcaaagaatacacactggagagaaaccatacaaaTGTTCACTTTGTGGAAAGTTCTTTATTCAGAGAAcacatcttcaagttcatcaaagaatgcACACTGGAGAAAGACCACATAATTGTAAATTTTGTGCAAAGTCCTTTACCAGAGGCTCAAcccttcaagttcatcaaagaatacacactggagagaaaccatacaaaTGTTCACTTTGTGGAAAGTTCTTTATTCAGAGAACACATCTTCAAATTCATCAAAGAATGCACACTGGAGAAAGACCACATAATTGTAAATTTTGTGCAAAGTCTTTTACCAGAGGCTCAAcccttcaagttcatcaaagaatacacactggagagaaaccttacaaatgttcagattgtggaaagtcCTTTAAACACAAATCAacacttcaagttcatcaaagaatacacagtggtgaaaaaccttacaaatgtaaagattgtgggaagtcctttaccaatggctcagatcttcaagttcatcaaagaatacacactggagagaaaccatacaaaTGTTCACTTTGTGGAAAGTTCTTTATTCAGAGAAtacatcttcaagttcatcaaagaatacacactggagagaaaccatacaaatgttcagattgtggaaagtcCTTTAAACACAAATCAacacttcaagttcatcaaagaatacacagtggtgaaaaaccttacaaatgtaaagattgtgggaagtcctttaccaatggctcagatcttcaagttcatcaaagaatacacactggagagaaaccatacaaaTGTTCACTTTGTGGAAAGTTCTTTATTCAGAGAAtacatcttcaagttcatcaaagaatacacactggagagaaaccttataaatgtaAAGTATGTGGGAAATCCTTTACCAGTGGCTCatatcttcaagttcatcaaagaatacacactggagagaaaccttacaattgtaaattatgtgggaagtcctttaccaGAGGCTCA AATCTTCAAATTCATCAGAAAATTCACACTGGAAAgtaaccttacaaatgttcagattgtgaAAATATCTTTAAACACAAATCAACACTTCAAggtcatcaaagaatacacaatggagagaaaccttacaattttAATGAGTGTGGGAAGTACTTTACCAATGCCtcagatcttcaagttcatcaaagattACACAGtcgagagaaaccttacaattgtaaagaATGTGGGAAGTTCTTTAACTATGGCTCAGATATTCAGGCTCATCAAAGAATCCACACTGGacagaaatgttaa